The genomic interval TCCTCGTCGACGATCAGTACCCACAACCCATCTGGAGAAATGTCAGTGACTACGATTTCCGAAGTACTTTTTCCAGGCTTCGACAAGCTCATCTCTATGCGCCTCGACTATCGCTTCGATCTGACGAAGCTGTATCTGGGACAGACGGTAATTCTTTGCCAATTCTATACGAGGTTCAAGCCAATACTTTGCCTCACCGTCTTGAGATCGAATATGAACGTGCATCCTTGATTCTTCCAGTGAAAAGAAGAAGAACCGGTATCCACGCTCTCTGAATATGGTGGGGCTCATCTGCTTCTGACGTCTAACGCCGGGCTAAGCGACGCTTGACGGCAGCCGACTGGAGCGGCAGCGAAAGGAGGTTGCAGTCAAGCGTTCGCTTCAGCTCATGGTTAAGCGTCAACCGTTGCACTTCAATCGCTGACCTACTGGTCATTGCTGCGGCGACTTGATGCTGGTCGCCAGTGCCGCGGCTAATCCTTGCATCTCTCCGTTAAGTTGGAGTAGCCAGCTGTCCTCAAACGGAATGAAGCTTAATACTTCGAACTGAGTTACTCTGATATCTCCTGCAGTAATCGTCATCCTTGTGAGTACGTGACGCTGCTCGTTCTCAACCACGAAGCCCAATATCTCCTGGTTGTCAAAGCTAAGCTTCGCTTCCCCGGTTTGTGCGATGACCAGATTCATGAAGCCACTCATGAACACCGCCGGCTCGCTTTTTACTACGGTTTCGAACGTAGAGTCTGGACCAAACGTCAGATCTCTGAGCTGGCTCTGTCCCGACTCTGCTTCG from Pseudomonadales bacterium carries:
- a CDS encoding DUF4160 domain-containing protein; this translates as MSPTIFRERGYRFFFFSLEESRMHVHIRSQDGEAKYWLEPRIELAKNYRLSQIQLRQIEAIVEAHRDELVEAWKKYFGNRSH